From a region of the Fischerella sp. JS2 genome:
- a CDS encoding alpha/beta hydrolase yields MIQSETQSGIEIAAMRQLTESTSVTLAQSIKQIAIATPLSSQPILTTYVHKGNTGTPLLLIHGFDSSVLEYRRLLPLLAENHQTLAVDLLGFGFTNRPTGIKFGTAEIKTHFYHFWKTLIDQPIILVGASMGGATAIDFTLTYPEIVKKLVLIDSAGLIASSPLAKYMFPPFDYLAAQFLRHPRVRQSISRAAYKNKSLATIDAQLCAALHLECPNWQQALIAFTKSGGYTAFRFKKLGEIQQPTLILWGDSDRILGTKDAKRFNRAIPNSQLIWIQDCGHIPHLEQPQVTAQYILEFSKKD; encoded by the coding sequence ATGATTCAGTCTGAGACCCAATCAGGGATTGAAATTGCTGCAATGAGGCAACTTACAGAATCTACCTCCGTGACCCTGGCTCAAAGTATAAAACAAATTGCGATCGCTACTCCCTTAAGTTCTCAACCAATTCTTACAACTTATGTGCACAAGGGTAATACTGGGACGCCGTTACTATTAATTCATGGCTTCGACAGTTCCGTGCTGGAATATCGACGTTTGCTGCCATTATTGGCAGAAAATCATCAAACTTTGGCTGTAGATTTGTTAGGTTTTGGATTTACAAATCGCCCGACAGGAATAAAATTTGGTACAGCAGAAATTAAAACCCATTTTTATCATTTCTGGAAAACCCTGATTGATCAACCGATAATTTTGGTAGGTGCATCAATGGGGGGTGCGACGGCGATTGATTTTACACTTACCTATCCAGAAATAGTTAAAAAATTAGTATTAATTGATAGTGCTGGTTTGATAGCTAGTTCGCCATTAGCAAAATATATGTTTCCGCCGTTTGATTATTTAGCGGCTCAATTTTTGCGACATCCTAGAGTACGTCAAAGTATTAGTCGTGCTGCATATAAGAATAAAAGCTTAGCGACAATAGATGCCCAGTTGTGTGCAGCTTTGCATTTAGAATGTCCTAATTGGCAACAAGCTTTAATTGCTTTTACAAAAAGTGGTGGTTACACAGCCTTTAGATTTAAAAAATTGGGAGAAATTCAGCAACCAACACTAATTTTATGGGGTGATTCTGATCGGATTTTAGGTACTAAAGATGCGAAGAGATTTAACAGGGCGATTCCAAATAGTCAGTTAATTTGGATTCAAGATTGTGGACATATCCCTCATCTAGAGCAACCGCAAGTTACGGCACAGTATATTTTAGAATTTAGTAAAAAAGATTGA
- a CDS encoding class I SAM-dependent methyltransferase, producing the protein MNPDILREQVEYYRQRASEYDEWFFRQGRYDRGEEHRQQWFFEVTEVETALRSAAPSGDILELACGTELWTQHLLPFATHLAAVDASPEAIALNQQRLGCASVEYIVADLFEWCSLQQFDFIFFGFWLSHVPMEKFVAFWQMVKQALKPDGRVFFVDSLLNQESTALNHAALHQQGYSQRKLNDGRTYRVVKIFHEPTKLEMSLQNLGWSGSIYRTANYFLYGLVYPAIAV; encoded by the coding sequence ATGAACCCTGACATTCTGAGAGAGCAAGTCGAGTACTACCGTCAACGTGCTTCAGAATACGACGAGTGGTTCTTTCGTCAAGGACGCTATGATCGCGGTGAAGAGCATCGCCAGCAGTGGTTTTTTGAAGTTACTGAAGTAGAAACAGCCCTTCGGAGTGCTGCACCATCAGGTGATATTCTAGAACTAGCTTGTGGCACTGAATTATGGACGCAACACTTGCTACCCTTTGCCACTCACCTGGCTGCGGTGGATGCTTCTCCAGAAGCGATCGCGTTGAATCAGCAACGTCTTGGTTGTGCATCTGTAGAGTACATTGTTGCCGACTTGTTTGAATGGTGTTCTCTTCAACAGTTTGATTTTATATTCTTCGGGTTTTGGCTATCACATGTGCCGATGGAGAAATTTGTGGCTTTTTGGCAGATGGTTAAGCAGGCGCTAAAGCCTGATGGTCGTGTCTTTTTTGTAGATAGCTTGCTGAATCAGGAATCAACAGCACTAAATCACGCAGCTTTACATCAACAAGGATATTCACAGAGAAAGTTGAATGATGGGCGAACCTACCGTGTCGTGAAGATATTTCATGAACCAACTAAATTAGAGATGTCTTTGCAAAATTTGGGTTGGTCTGGTAGCATTTACCGCACTGCAAACTACTTTCTTTACGGTTTGGTTTATCCAGCGATCGCAGTTTAG
- a CDS encoding phosphoenolpyruvate carboxylase, producing the protein MSSLLYFFTQEVNIYPASDLFLRHRLQIVEELWESVLRQECGQKMVDLLQQLRDLCSPEGQATLDQASSVFKLIEQLNINEAIRAARAFALYFQLINIIEQDYEQRQQMTRYEASGEAGTQEIPNPISSTNSEASENPLNSGLGAELLSKSWQANPYHKRQDTFAALFPQLYQLNVPPQHIQRLIAQLDVQLVFTAHPTEIVRHTIRDKQRRVVQLLQQLDIVEKRVGNPDYAWEVAELREQLIQEIRLWWRTDELHQFKPSVLDEVDYALHYFQEVLFDAIPQLYKRFKYALANTFPWLEPPSKNFCKFGSWVGADRDGNPSVTPDITWQTACYQRKIVLERYIQSVKRLINLLSVSLHWSDVLPDLLESLEIDQSQLSEVYDELALRYRQEPYRLKMSYVLRRLENTRDRNLALYNRETPKTEVPIYCSGEEFLAELRLIERNLVETGLNCQELENLICQVEIFGFNLTCLDIRQESTRHSDALNEILEYFGILKCSYNELSEAEKVAWLVGELQTRRPLIPAELPFSPKTNDIIETLRVARSLQREFGNNVCKTYIISMCRQVSDVLEVLLFAKEAGLYDPGTAVGTIQVVPLFETVEDLQRSKSVMQQLFELPLYRALLAGGYTAIQREREEEIGDRENVSPPPTPSNSPSPHLPTSFSHALTPNLQEVMLGYSDSNKDSGFLSSNWEIHKAQKILQRIAEEHGVTLRIFHGRGGSVGRGGGPAYEAILAQPGHSINGRIKITEQGEVLASKYSLRDLALYHLETMTTAVIQASLLKTGFDDIEPWNEIMEELAVRSRTHYRSLIYEQPDFIDFFHQVTPIEEISLLQISSRPARRPSGQKDLSSLRAIPWVFSWTQTRFLLPSWYGVGTALQEFLNEEPEENLQLLRYFYMKWPFFKMVISKAEMTLAKVDLQMAQRYVEELSDPEDKPRFEKLFAQIASEYYLTRELVLKITEHQRLLDGDPVLQRSVQLRNGTIVPLGFIQVSLLKRLRQSKNIATSGVIHSRYSKGELLRGALLTINGIAAGMRNTG; encoded by the coding sequence ATGAGTTCTCTTTTATACTTTTTCACTCAGGAAGTGAATATCTACCCCGCCTCAGATTTATTTTTGCGCCATCGACTACAAATAGTAGAAGAATTGTGGGAGTCCGTGCTGCGGCAGGAATGCGGTCAAAAAATGGTCGATCTTTTGCAGCAGTTACGTGATTTATGCTCACCAGAAGGACAAGCAACTCTTGACCAGGCTTCTTCTGTATTTAAATTAATAGAGCAGTTAAATATTAACGAAGCTATCCGAGCGGCTCGGGCTTTTGCATTGTACTTCCAGTTGATCAACATCATAGAGCAGGACTACGAACAACGGCAGCAAATGACTCGCTATGAGGCGTCGGGTGAAGCAGGAACTCAGGAAATACCCAACCCAATTTCCTCAACAAATTCTGAAGCTTCCGAGAATCCTCTTAACAGTGGACTGGGAGCAGAATTACTCAGTAAGAGTTGGCAAGCCAATCCCTATCACAAACGCCAAGACACTTTCGCAGCCCTATTTCCCCAGTTATACCAGCTAAACGTACCACCCCAGCATATTCAACGTCTTATTGCCCAATTGGATGTGCAATTAGTATTCACTGCTCATCCTACAGAAATTGTTCGTCATACCATTCGCGATAAACAGCGACGAGTGGTACAACTGCTGCAACAACTTGATATTGTAGAAAAACGTGTAGGTAATCCTGATTATGCCTGGGAAGTAGCAGAACTACGAGAACAATTAATTCAAGAAATTCGCCTCTGGTGGCGTACCGATGAATTGCATCAGTTCAAACCTTCTGTACTTGATGAAGTAGATTATGCTCTGCACTACTTCCAAGAAGTTTTATTTGATGCTATTCCCCAACTTTATAAACGCTTCAAATATGCTTTAGCTAATACTTTTCCCTGGTTAGAACCACCAAGTAAAAACTTTTGTAAGTTTGGTTCTTGGGTAGGTGCAGACAGGGATGGAAACCCATCAGTCACCCCAGATATCACCTGGCAGACTGCTTGTTATCAGCGCAAAATAGTTTTAGAAAGATATATTCAGTCAGTGAAGCGGCTAATTAATTTGTTGAGTGTGTCGCTGCACTGGAGTGATGTCTTACCAGATTTACTAGAATCATTAGAAATAGACCAGTCCCAGTTAAGTGAGGTTTACGACGAATTAGCTTTACGTTATCGTCAAGAACCCTATCGGCTCAAAATGTCCTATGTACTGAGGCGACTGGAAAATACACGCGATCGCAATTTAGCTTTGTACAATCGAGAAACACCAAAAACTGAAGTTCCTATTTATTGTTCTGGGGAAGAATTTTTAGCTGAACTACGGTTGATTGAACGTAACCTAGTAGAAACAGGGTTAAATTGCCAGGAACTGGAAAATCTGATCTGCCAAGTCGAAATTTTTGGTTTTAACCTGACTTGTTTAGACATCCGACAAGAATCAACCCGTCACTCGGATGCTTTAAATGAGATTTTGGAATACTTTGGAATTTTAAAGTGTTCTTACAATGAACTATCAGAAGCAGAAAAAGTTGCTTGGTTAGTAGGAGAATTGCAAACTCGCCGTCCGTTAATTCCTGCTGAACTACCTTTTTCACCAAAAACTAATGATATTATCGAAACTCTGCGGGTAGCGCGATCGCTACAACGAGAATTTGGTAATAATGTTTGCAAAACTTACATTATTAGTATGTGTCGCCAAGTCAGCGACGTACTAGAAGTCTTACTTTTTGCTAAAGAAGCAGGACTTTACGACCCTGGTACAGCAGTAGGTACGATCCAAGTAGTTCCCCTATTTGAAACAGTAGAAGACTTGCAACGCTCTAAGAGTGTCATGCAACAGCTGTTTGAACTGCCTTTATATCGCGCCTTGTTAGCTGGAGGCTACACTGCAATTCAAAGGGAAAGGGAAGAGGAGATTGGGGATAGGGAGAATGTCTCCCCACCTCCAACTCCCTCCAACTCCCCATCTCCCCATCTCCCCACCTCTTTTTCTCATGCTCTGACTCCCAACCTCCAAGAAGTCATGCTGGGGTATTCTGACAGTAACAAGGACTCTGGCTTTTTAAGCAGCAACTGGGAGATTCACAAAGCCCAAAAAATTTTACAGCGAATAGCTGAAGAACATGGCGTAACTTTGCGGATTTTCCACGGGCGTGGCGGTTCTGTTGGACGTGGTGGTGGCCCTGCTTACGAGGCAATTTTGGCACAACCTGGTCACAGTATTAATGGACGCATCAAAATTACTGAACAAGGGGAAGTCTTAGCCTCTAAATATTCCTTGCGTGATTTAGCGCTGTACCATTTAGAAACAATGACTACTGCTGTCATTCAAGCCAGCTTACTGAAAACAGGGTTTGATGATATTGAACCTTGGAATGAAATCATGGAAGAATTAGCAGTGCGATCGCGTACTCATTATCGTTCGCTGATCTACGAACAACCAGACTTTATCGATTTCTTCCACCAAGTTACTCCAATAGAAGAAATTAGCCTCTTACAAATTAGTTCTCGTCCAGCCCGTCGTCCTTCTGGTCAAAAAGATTTAAGCAGTTTGCGGGCAATTCCTTGGGTATTTAGCTGGACACAAACACGGTTCTTACTCCCTTCTTGGTACGGTGTGGGCACAGCTTTGCAAGAGTTTTTAAATGAAGAACCAGAGGAAAATTTGCAACTACTGCGCTATTTCTATATGAAATGGCCCTTTTTCAAGATGGTTATTTCCAAAGCAGAAATGACTTTGGCAAAAGTAGACTTGCAAATGGCGCAGCGTTATGTTGAAGAGTTATCTGACCCAGAAGATAAACCTCGTTTTGAGAAACTATTTGCACAAATAGCCAGCGAATACTATCTCACACGAGAATTAGTACTCAAAATCACTGAACACCAACGGCTTCTAGATGGCGATCCTGTCTTGCAGCGATCAGTACAGTTACGCAATGGTACAATTGTACCCTTGGGCTTCATTCAGGTTTCCCTCCTGAAGCGCCTACGCCAGTCTAAGAATATAGCCACATCTGGAGTGATTCACTCACGATATAGTAAAGGCGAACTGCTGCGCGGCGCACTGTTAACAATTAATGGCATTGCTGCTGGTATGAGAAATACAGGTTGA
- a CDS encoding small RNA NsiR4-regulated ssr1528 family protein gives MTTETNEIQSTTKGADAVDEAIAQRIDFDGTPIPSAKLELYHQVMALEANRQRSGVSNTMRSRIVRIGAKHIPQDELNQKLIDAGFAPLKEKEIAFFYGDK, from the coding sequence ATGACTACCGAAACCAACGAAATCCAGTCAACCACAAAGGGTGCTGATGCTGTTGATGAAGCGATCGCCCAGAGAATTGATTTTGACGGTACTCCCATTCCAAGTGCCAAGCTGGAACTTTATCATCAAGTTATGGCACTAGAGGCAAATAGACAGCGTAGTGGTGTTAGTAATACTATGCGATCGCGTATAGTCCGGATTGGTGCCAAACATATTCCCCAAGATGAACTGAACCAAAAGCTTATCGATGCTGGTTTTGCACCTCTCAAAGAAAAAGAAATTGCCTTTTTCTACGGCGATAAATAA
- a CDS encoding DUF3352 domain-containing protein, protein MALPVVSVKMKKKKPSLVLTLSSAGILIAGGMTAYWLLTQGQLLSRDLPVGANIIPQDALFAVSLSTDRAQWQKLRKFGTKETQIELDKNLVQLRDRFLTNNGYDFQKDISPWVGEQVTIAILSPEAIKPTSKPVATDDNTVNQRSTVVVLPIKNPEQAKKVLAQPKNPKAGKWIDRTYEGIAIKETNSGSGENLSAAVIDQHFLVITDNPKTTERAIQAYKNKTSLATTAGFTDNFPKIATSQAFAQFYVNIPASAKIAAESGNRHLPTQVLTQLQNNQGLAGSISLESQGIRIKGISWLNPNSQRTLRVENKAGKMPNLVPPETLMMLSGGNLKQLWSDYVSTSQGNPLSPIPPEQLKASIKSLTNLDFEQDLLSWMGNEFSVSVIPSSPQDTLSDNFRASLVFMVQASDRARAETSLKKLDEVMKTQYQFQIQQTSVAGKPIVNWFGPLGTLTATHGWLDGDVAFFALGAPISGKIIPKLNNTLANTPLFQQTVPSEPNPTNGQFFLDVERTTKNFPLPTLLPNQQTFLTATRSIGITSAVNDSRSNRYDIFLTLKKVGDEEIGR, encoded by the coding sequence ATGGCGCTGCCTGTTGTGTCTGTTAAGATGAAAAAAAAGAAACCATCTCTGGTACTAACACTCTCGTCTGCTGGAATATTAATTGCTGGTGGTATGACGGCATACTGGCTGTTGACCCAAGGGCAATTATTGTCTCGAGATTTACCAGTAGGTGCAAATATAATTCCTCAAGATGCACTGTTTGCAGTTTCTCTGAGTACAGATCGCGCTCAATGGCAGAAATTACGAAAGTTTGGTACAAAAGAAACTCAAATAGAACTGGATAAAAATTTAGTGCAATTGCGCGATCGCTTCCTCACTAATAACGGTTACGATTTTCAAAAAGATATTAGCCCTTGGGTTGGCGAACAAGTAACAATAGCAATTCTATCCCCAGAAGCAATTAAACCTACATCTAAACCTGTAGCAACCGATGATAATACTGTCAATCAAAGGTCTACAGTAGTAGTACTACCAATTAAAAATCCTGAGCAAGCGAAAAAAGTTTTAGCACAGCCTAAAAATCCAAAAGCAGGTAAATGGATTGATCGTACCTACGAAGGAATCGCCATCAAAGAAACTAACTCAGGATCAGGAGAAAATTTATCGGCAGCAGTCATTGATCAGCATTTCTTAGTAATTACCGATAATCCTAAAACTACAGAACGTGCGATTCAAGCATATAAAAATAAAACATCCCTAGCAACAACTGCGGGTTTTACGGATAATTTTCCTAAAATTGCTACTTCTCAAGCTTTTGCTCAATTCTATGTAAATATACCTGCCTCTGCTAAAATTGCTGCTGAATCTGGTAATCGTCATTTGCCTACTCAAGTTCTAACACAATTACAAAATAACCAAGGTTTAGCTGGAAGCATTTCCTTAGAGTCACAAGGAATACGTATTAAAGGTATTTCCTGGCTTAATCCCAATAGTCAACGCACACTCAGGGTAGAAAACAAAGCCGGAAAGATGCCAAACCTTGTCCCACCAGAAACTTTGATGATGCTTTCTGGTGGTAACTTAAAGCAATTGTGGTCAGACTACGTTTCTACATCCCAGGGAAATCCACTCTCACCGATTCCACCAGAACAGCTAAAAGCAAGTATAAAATCTCTAACTAATCTTGATTTCGAGCAAGATTTATTGAGTTGGATGGGCAATGAATTTTCCGTCTCAGTCATTCCCAGTAGTCCTCAGGACACTTTATCAGATAATTTCCGTGCCTCTTTAGTATTCATGGTACAGGCAAGCGATCGCGCCCGGGCAGAAACATCTCTCAAAAAACTTGATGAAGTGATGAAAACTCAATACCAATTCCAGATTCAACAGACCTCAGTAGCAGGTAAACCCATTGTCAATTGGTTTGGACCTTTGGGAACTTTAACCGCTACCCACGGTTGGTTAGACGGAGATGTAGCTTTCTTTGCACTTGGCGCTCCTATTAGCGGTAAGATAATTCCCAAACTCAACAATACCCTAGCAAATACTCCACTATTTCAACAAACAGTCCCTTCAGAACCCAATCCTACCAATGGTCAGTTTTTCTTAGATGTAGAACGCACAACTAAAAACTTTCCTCTACCGACTTTACTACCCAATCAACAAACATTCTTAACTGCCACACGTTCAATCGGCATCACATCTGCTGTTAATGATAGTCGTAGTAATCGCTATGACATTTTTCTGACACTCAAAAAAGTTGGAGATGAGGAGATAGGGAGATAG
- a CDS encoding nuclease — protein sequence MTLIKGNYRVVKAAPDGDSIRFYPNNSENWKKLPTRVHTNHSGGAQLRLDSIDALETHYHTRVGSFGTQHQPLEYAHAAASDLLKFLGFKNITRNSNEVVTKAEPEQVPGFILTRFADAYGRSVAFAFKGESEAEDGGNIFFDKSLVKKSANYHLISKGLVYPTFYSKLYPDIRQQLTIATEKSRQDHKGLWQIDQTNTGFVLETLETITDKVVMLPKLFRRLLSYLAINDGSVSLEGFGDYLKSMDDRLIILTEGHVTGFDFVVEVDGQNLKLNYQPEDLVFIEK from the coding sequence ATGACCCTAATTAAGGGCAACTATAGAGTTGTAAAAGCTGCTCCTGATGGTGATTCTATCCGGTTTTATCCTAATAACTCCGAAAACTGGAAAAAATTACCTACACGAGTCCACACTAATCATTCTGGCGGCGCACAGCTACGTCTGGACAGTATTGATGCCCTGGAAACACATTATCATACCAGAGTTGGTAGTTTCGGTACGCAACACCAACCGCTAGAATATGCTCATGCTGCGGCTAGTGATTTGTTAAAATTTTTGGGATTTAAAAATATTACCCGTAATTCTAATGAAGTGGTTACTAAAGCAGAACCAGAACAAGTTCCTGGTTTTATCCTCACCCGTTTTGCAGATGCTTACGGCAGAAGTGTAGCTTTTGCCTTTAAAGGAGAATCAGAAGCTGAAGATGGCGGTAATATTTTCTTCGATAAATCTTTAGTGAAAAAAAGTGCGAATTATCATCTGATATCGAAAGGGCTAGTTTACCCAACTTTCTACTCTAAGTTATATCCAGATATCCGCCAACAATTAACTATCGCCACAGAAAAATCTCGCCAAGATCACAAAGGTTTGTGGCAGATAGATCAAACAAATACAGGTTTTGTTTTAGAGACACTAGAAACGATTACTGACAAGGTTGTCATGCTACCTAAGCTGTTTCGTAGATTACTTAGTTATCTGGCTATCAACGATGGCAGTGTTTCTCTAGAAGGGTTTGGAGATTACCTCAAATCTATGGATGACAGATTAATTATTCTTACGGAAGGCCATGTCACAGGATTTGATTTTGTGGTTGAAGTAGATGGTCAAAACCTCAAGTTAAATTATCAGCCCGAAGATTTGGTATTTATCGAAAAATAA
- a CDS encoding branched-chain amino acid transaminase, which translates to MYNFLPFAYFQDKIVPFKEATISIATHALHYGTLAFGGMRGIPDPQDPTQVLLFRLDRHCQRLSQSGKFLHYDISAEEIKTAIIEFVKKNQPTTSFYIRPFVFTSDLGIAPRLHNIDKSFAIYGLELGDYLSPEGVSCRISSWCRQEDISFPLRGKISAAYITSSLAKTEAVESGFDEAILMNSQGKVSEASGMNIFIVRNGKIITPGFEQDILEGITRDSVIKIAQDFGIPVVERPIDKSELLIADEVFLCGTAAKVVPVNRIENYYLPEHRPIAEKLREKLTAITENRDLNYRDWVYPISI; encoded by the coding sequence ATGTACAATTTCTTACCTTTTGCTTATTTTCAAGATAAAATCGTACCTTTTAAAGAAGCAACAATTTCCATTGCTACTCACGCTTTACATTATGGAACTCTCGCTTTTGGTGGAATGCGAGGTATTCCCGATCCCCAAGATCCTACACAAGTTTTATTATTTAGATTAGACCGTCACTGCCAAAGATTAAGTCAAAGTGGGAAGTTCTTACACTACGATATATCAGCCGAAGAAATCAAAACAGCCATAATCGAATTTGTAAAAAAAAATCAACCTACTACTTCTTTCTATATCCGCCCCTTTGTCTTCACTTCTGATTTAGGTATTGCTCCTAGATTGCATAATATAGATAAAAGTTTTGCCATTTATGGATTAGAACTAGGAGATTATTTATCTCCAGAAGGAGTCAGTTGTCGAATTAGTTCGTGGTGCAGACAAGAGGATATTAGCTTTCCATTACGCGGAAAAATTAGCGCCGCCTATATTACTTCTTCTCTCGCTAAAACAGAAGCTGTTGAATCTGGATTTGATGAAGCAATTTTAATGAATTCCCAGGGGAAAGTGAGTGAAGCCTCTGGTATGAACATTTTTATTGTGAGAAATGGAAAAATAATTACCCCTGGATTTGAACAGGATATTCTAGAGGGAATTACACGAGATAGTGTGATCAAAATAGCTCAAGACTTTGGTATTCCAGTAGTGGAACGTCCTATAGATAAATCTGAGCTTTTGATTGCTGATGAAGTATTTCTATGCGGTACAGCAGCTAAAGTTGTACCAGTCAATCGAATTGAAAATTATTACTTACCAGAACATCGACCCATTGCTGAAAAACTGAGAGAAAAATTAACAGCAATTACAGAAAATAGAGACCTTAATTATCGTGATTGGGTATATCCAATTTCTATATAA
- a CDS encoding chorismate lyase: MTATFTPTNNLTLPTGWHRLTPIWQGGEEVIQQGLPHAQLAPAWQLLLLGDGSPTRHLQLLTGEPTEVDVIDMSLVGMDLDGAPDLIKAVPGPRLRRQVWLRTASGQRLAYATSWWEASHVDEYLQNRSLPIWASLARLRTELYRDVQGIYYGYSDALESGFDEEGPFWGRHYLFWHHGQPLTLIYEVFSPYLTKYLGPMQLLQQGGEREVEGEVNS, from the coding sequence TTGACTGCTACTTTTACACCGACAAACAACTTAACATTGCCGACGGGGTGGCATCGCCTGACTCCGATCTGGCAAGGTGGGGAGGAAGTGATTCAACAAGGTTTGCCACATGCCCAACTAGCACCGGCTTGGCAATTACTGCTTTTAGGCGACGGCTCCCCAACTAGACACTTACAATTGCTCACAGGTGAACCAACAGAAGTAGATGTTATTGACATGTCATTGGTTGGTATGGATTTAGATGGCGCTCCTGATTTAATTAAGGCTGTACCAGGGCCAAGACTGCGACGGCAGGTATGGCTACGTACTGCCTCAGGGCAAAGGTTAGCATATGCCACTTCATGGTGGGAAGCCTCTCACGTAGATGAATATTTACAAAATCGTTCATTACCCATTTGGGCAAGTTTAGCTCGTCTGCGCACAGAGTTATATCGAGATGTGCAGGGAATTTACTACGGTTACTCAGATGCGCTAGAGTCTGGCTTTGATGAGGAGGGGCCTTTTTGGGGGCGTCATTACTTGTTTTGGCATCACGGACAACCTTTAACCCTAATTTATGAAGTTTTCTCGCCTTACTTAACAAAATACTTAGGGCCAATGCAGCTATTGCAACAAGGTGGAGAACGGGAGGTAGAAGGCGAAGTTAATAGTTGA
- a CDS encoding helix-turn-helix domain-containing protein produces the protein MVGVTQIEIVDSVEELEKLLRHQKQSRSKERIQALYLIKGQEMSVSEIAKILGKHRATVHRWLADYREGGIEAVVEFGTSSGRKRAIPDWAVSSLKKQLEQPEGGFQRYTQIQHWLEKTLGVQAEYATVHHLARYRLKAKLKVPRPRNRKQDEEKLESFKKNSVMTCN, from the coding sequence ATGGTAGGGGTAACACAGATCGAGATAGTTGATAGTGTCGAGGAACTAGAGAAGTTGCTCAGACATCAAAAACAGTCTCGGAGCAAAGAACGTATACAAGCCCTATATCTGATTAAAGGGCAAGAAATGAGTGTAAGTGAGATTGCTAAAATCTTGGGAAAACATCGAGCTACAGTACATCGATGGTTGGCAGATTATCGAGAAGGAGGAATTGAGGCGGTTGTTGAATTTGGAACGAGTTCAGGTCGAAAAAGAGCAATACCAGATTGGGCTGTATCGAGTTTGAAAAAACAACTCGAACAACCAGAAGGTGGGTTTCAACGGTACACACAAATACAACATTGGTTAGAAAAAACCTTGGGTGTGCAAGCTGAGTACGCAACTGTACATCATCTGGCACGTTACAGGCTCAAAGCCAAGCTGAAAGTCCCACGTCCGCGTAACCGAAAACAGGACGAAGAAAAACTAGAGTCTTTTAAAAAAAACTCGGTGATGACTTGCAATTAA
- a CDS encoding IS630 family transposase → MQLIAQYSAIILPQYENIRYFVQDESRFGLKTIEGRKITLPGVKPIGDWQWQFKAFWLYGAVEPLTGESLFWQFSHVDTECYQQFLNEFAACYPKSLNILQVDNGLFHKAKRLQIPENIVLLFQPAHSPELNPIERVWEYLKQDLKWELFDHLEHLQTKVAQLLALLTPQIAASLTGYDFILNALSVANIF, encoded by the coding sequence TTGCAATTAATTGCTCAATACAGTGCCATTATCTTGCCCCAGTACGAAAATATTCGTTATTTTGTACAAGATGAGAGTCGATTTGGACTCAAAACCATTGAAGGACGTAAAATTACTCTTCCCGGAGTTAAGCCTATTGGTGATTGGCAGTGGCAATTTAAAGCGTTCTGGCTATATGGAGCAGTTGAACCACTTACTGGGGAAAGTTTATTTTGGCAGTTTTCTCATGTTGATACCGAATGCTACCAACAATTTTTGAACGAGTTCGCTGCCTGTTATCCCAAATCACTTAACATTCTCCAAGTTGATAACGGCTTATTTCATAAAGCTAAACGTTTACAAATTCCAGAGAATATTGTTCTTTTGTTCCAGCCTGCTCATTCTCCTGAACTGAATCCCATAGAGCGCGTTTGGGAATATCTCAAGCAAGACTTGAAATGGGAGCTATTTGATCACCTGGAGCATCTGCAAACCAAGGTTGCTCAACTCCTAGCTCTCCTCACTCCTCAAATTGCTGCTTCTTTGACTGGTTATGACTTCATCCTCAATGCCTTATCTGTCGCAAACATTTTTTGA